The DNA window ACTGGAGCATCGGTTGGATCTGGCATCCGCTCAGGCCGAGCGACAGAAGCGGCTTTTGTCTGAAGGCGGGGTAAGTGAAGAAGAGTATGATGCCACCGTAAATGAGACGGAGGTATTGAAGGCAGAGCTGGAGCGGGTCGAAGCACAGATCGAGAAGACGAAGGTACGAGCCCCGTTCAGTGGGCGAGTAGGCCTACGAGCCGTGAGTGAGGGGGCATACGTGACCCCGCAGACGCGGATCACCACCCAGCAGCGCGTCGATCCCATCAAAATCGACTTTTCGGTCTCCGAAAAGTACGCGGCGCGTATTCAGGCCGGACAGCCGATCTCTTTTTCGGTGCGAGGAGTCGACGAGCGACTGGACGGGCAGGTGTACGCAACGGACACGCAGGTGGACGCCGATACGCGTACGCTCCAGGTTCGAGCCCGTGCATCCAACCCGGACGGTGCGCTCCGGCCCGGCATGTTTGCCGACGTCACCGTCACCCTCGGCACGATCGAGGACGCCGTGGTGGTTCCGTCCTTTTCGGTCGTTCCGACCCTCGACGGGCAGCGCGTATTCGTGGTTGAAAACCGCACCGCCCAACCGCGCAACATTGAAATTGGCATTCGCACCGACTCGACCGTGCAGGTGACCGACGGTCTCTCCCTCCGGGATACGGTCATCACCTCCGGGATTCAAGAGTTGCGAGCCGGACTGCCGATCCGGATCGAAACGCTCAACTGATGTGCGATCCGTGAGACGTGACGTGTGAATGTCGGCAGGAACGCCGTCTCCCGCATCCGGCCTCCCGCAGCCGGCCTCCCGCAGTTACGGTTGCCTGTTGCTGTTTTTTTGAAGGAAATCGAAGCGGTGTACTCTC is part of the Salinibacter sp. 10B genome and encodes:
- a CDS encoding efflux RND transporter periplasmic adaptor subunit, yielding MTDSSSASDSSATSDTSSEWSPWTKRLLGVGIGALVLVGLALPKLNEADPSGSQSGNEAAPMQVDAAVLRPGTMTERLRTTGTLRADESVELTSEASGKVTSIQFDEGERVQNGRLLVQINDSELQAERTRLEHRLDLASAQAERQKRLLSEGGVSEEEYDATVNETEVLKAELERVEAQIEKTKVRAPFSGRVGLRAVSEGAYVTPQTRITTQQRVDPIKIDFSVSEKYAARIQAGQPISFSVRGVDERLDGQVYATDTQVDADTRTLQVRARASNPDGALRPGMFADVTVTLGTIEDAVVVPSFSVVPTLDGQRVFVVENRTAQPRNIEIGIRTDSTVQVTDGLSLRDTVITSGIQELRAGLPIRIETLN